A segment of the Arachis hypogaea cultivar Tifrunner chromosome 5, arahy.Tifrunner.gnm2.J5K5, whole genome shotgun sequence genome:
CCGAAGGATAccgtgaaaaacaaaaaaaaaaaattctctacCGGGAGAACGATTAGCGAGGGTAACTTTCACAAATGACATGGTTGTGCtgaaatgattttgatttttgaataacTTATATAAGCAATGGACCGGTTCGGTTCGGGTTTGGGCCTGCCCAATCGCACGTCCAAAAACAAGAAAGGGTTTTGTATGGGCTCTGGCTATCTCATCTCAtggttgatttggttttgatgctatttctGGGGTTTTTGACAGCAAGGTGCACTGTCCGTTCCTTTCGGATTAGAAGAAATGAGAAGATTGCATGctcaagtccaaaaaaaaaaaaaagagaagattgCATGCTAGGTTACCGTTAGAGGCGACAAGGTGATGCAGCTTCTGGAGAGTGGTTTAAAAGTGAAGGAGTATGAGCTCTTGAGAAGAAACTTCGGGGATGCTGGTTAAAAAATCAGATTTGGAGCAATTTGGATCATCAGAATGCAGCCGAGAAGGTTCTTAAGAGCAATTTGGATAAGCTCTCCAATTCAATGAAAGATTTAGTGACATACATGCCAAGCAAGCAAGCAAGGAGGTCAGAGGTACAGAAATTTTGTATAAAGACCTTCGAAATCTTGACTAAACTCAACCTCACCAAATCTTTTATTAAAGCTCTGGGGCCTGATGTTCAAGCTGCTCTTGAGGCACAACTTGGTGAACAgttcatttatattttaattctaatattttgttTTGACTGACTTGTATGTTATATGTAAAGTAGTTTTCACATTAACCCAGATGACTCTAATATTTTAAGTGTATCTCTGTTATGATTTCATATGATTGTTGttcattttgttttttctttttccctgTATTCCCACTTGATATTTATATTTAACTAATGATGGATTATTTTGTTATTACCTTCTGGCTAAGAAAACTTTGAATCATTGTACAGTTTACTTTCCGAGTTTGGTGTTTCTTGGATTTGAATTGGGTTACTCCATGGAAAATCCAAATTCACTGGTGATCTGGGAGGCGCAGTTTGGTGATTTTGCTAATGGGGCTAATGTGATATTTGACCATTTCTTGTCTTCTGGTGAGGCTAAGTGGCTCTGTCAGACTGGGCTTGTCTTGTTACTTACTCATGGTTATGATGGCCAAGGCCCTGAGCATCCGAGTGCCAGATTGGAACTCTTCCTTCAGGTTTTCTCGTCAATCTATATTCTAATTTCTTTGAACGACCATATTTGGCTGTTGGaactttttgttttaaaattcttttaGTGCAAAAAAGCAATTAACCTAAATAATGCTATGCTACTGATTACTTATGTGGCTTTGCCTTCTATTTCTTGTTTCATTTGCTCTGTTAATTCTCAATTTTATCTGTTTTTAATGGCAGATCGCTGATGACAATCCTTATGTTATTCCTGAGATGGATCCAGCTCTTCGGAAACAGATTCAGGAGTGCAATTTGCAGATTGTGAACTCACAACTCCTGCTAACCTCTTCCATGTTTTGTGGAGACAGGttggtaaaaatatttaaatagagTTAGCTTTTGTCACTTGAAGTTATGTTCCTTACTTTTGTCATACTCTGCTGCTTTCCTTCTTTCAGATACATAGAGAATTCCGCAAACCTCTCATTGTAATGTCCCCTAAGAACCTGCTTCGTAGCAAGGCTTGCCGATCAAATTTGTCCGAGTTTGATGATGTCCAAGGACACCCAGGTTTTGAGAAGCAAGGAACCAGATTTAAGCGCCTCATAAAGGACCAAAATGACCACTCAGACCTTGAGGAGGGTATTAGACGTCTAGTACCTTGTTCTGGAAAGGTTTGTGCTACTCATATTCACGACCTTTTTGTCATATTacccttttcttttaaaaaaatttaacttctGTTATCTGATGGATTTTAttaaatagagaagaagaaagggaacaTTGATTTTATGCAGTGCTTCAATGATACACATGTTTCATATATACCTTGCAGGTTTACTATGAACTTGATGAGCACAGAACAAAGGTTGAGGCAAAGGATGTTGCAATATGTAGGGTGGAACAGCTTTGTCCTTTCCCTTATGACCTTGTCCAAAGAGAGCTTAAATGGTACCCTAGTACGTATTTATGTCCTTTCCCTTCTGAATTGGTTCTGATTCCTTTATGAACTAATTAGTAAAAgttgatatttatatattacttttttatttttaattggaaaaTTGCATTTAACATGAGGATGGTAGGGTTTAAATAACAAGTTATGATTATTTGTCTTGCACTTTATTGTGTTTGTTTCTACCAGATGCCGAGGTTGTTTGGTGTCAAGAAGAATCGATGAACATGGGTGGATACACTTATCTTCTTCCCGGCTTATTTCTTCCGATGAATTATATTGTGATCTATGTATGTTTGTATCTCGATGTAGCTCTCAGCTGAGATTAAGTTCTATTGATGTTCATgacgattcaaattcaaatttgcaGGTACAAAATGGCATATTATTCAAACTATAGTCATTCTCCTGGATCCCTTGATTGAGAACTGATATGGTCACCATTAATACGAATAATAATTCGTCATTTGCCGTTATTGTTTGGTctttatgagttataactcgtcTAAATCAATACTATCGTAACCGACTTTTCCAAACGGTAAGGAAAAAGTCGGTTACAAAACTAATCATCAGAAACGGCAAAACAATCATTTACAATATAACGGACGATGAAATATCTATAAAAGCAaggtaaaatatcttttctagACATTCTGAACTGAATACAAAAAACTGACTTAagtttcggagtgcctttgcaggtacacccCGCCCTTTCCATATTGCTCGCATATTCATAAGGAACATCGGAAGCTCGGACCCTGAAGGACAGACGTCCAACCTTGCAGCATATAGCTCGGCCGACTTTCAGAAATCAAGGTCGACCAACTTCACAGGCAAGatcaattggcgcccaccgtggggccgaggaAATCGTATTTTTTCTTTTGGTCCCATCACCTTCGCCTGCACCCATGGCTGACGCACCGCCTCCTTCATTGTCCGAACTTATGCGAATGGTAGCTGACCTACAACAAGCCAACCAGCGAATGGCTGACGAAAACCAATTAATGGCCGCCCAAATTGCTGAAATAAATCATGCTCGGATTGAACACAACGATGCTCACCGTCCACAGGCAGAAGACGAGGAACATCAGTCCCAACCGACCCATGTTTCAGAAACCACTCAACGAAAAGAGCAGCAGCCTGAGGACGAGAAACAAGAGTCCGAGGACCCTGTAGGCCCCTTTACAGAAGAAGTAATGAACTTCGAACTACCAAAGAGGTTCACTCTGCCATTGACCCTCACGCCTTATGATGGACTCGGAGACCCGAGGAAATTCCTAAAGAAGTTCCGATCAATAATGATCGTCAATGGTGCATCAGATATAGTTTTATGTCGCTGTTTTCCGAATTatttagacggtcctgcacttgattggttgtgTGCTTTGCCTGCAGGTTCCATTTCTCGCTTTCATCAGTTGGCAAAATTATTTGAAGACCATTTCGCCGGATCCGCAATATTCTTGCACGATTCCGATTACCTAAACACTATCAAGCAAGGACCAAACGAAAGCTTAAAGGACTATATGACTCGATTTACCAAGGTCGCAATCAGCATACCAGATCTCCACCCGGAAGTCCATCTGCACGCAATTAAAAGCGGCCTCAGACCCGGGAAGTTTTAGGAGACGATTGCAGTAGCAAAACCAAAAACTCTAGCAGAATTTCGGGAGAAAGCAAAGGGACAAATCGACATCGAGGAATTCAGACAAGCTCGGAAGTCTGACAAGTCACACTTCCGCGAAGAAGATAAGAGCTCATCcattaagaaaaattttaaactaacaCCTCGTTTTGATTCTTACACGCAGTTCAACACTAAGAGGGAGGATATAATTAAGGAGATCTTGAACTCCAAACTAATCAAGCCACCAAGAAAGGCCGGCACGTACCAGGATGCAAAGAACGTGGACAAGTCAAAGTACTGCGCCTTCCACCAGAAACATGGCCATAATACCGATGATTGTGTGGTTGCCAAAGATCTTTTAGAGCGGCTAGCAAGACAAGGACATCTAGACAAATTCATTGGCGGTCACATACAAAAGCGTGGCACCAGTTCCACAACAAACGATCTGCCTGACCAAAACCGAGGAAAGGAGAAGGCGTCTTCAAACCAATATGAAAGACCACGAGGTATAATCAACTGTATTTCAGGAGGATACGCAAGTGGAGGATACTCAAACTCGGCAAGGAAAAGATCATTCAGAACAATGTGCTCGGTAGACGGACCGAAACAAGATACACCAATCACAAAACAACAACCAGAAGTCACTTTCACACAGGCCGACCTTAACTCCAACATACAAAATTTAGATGACCCTGTGGTAATCTCACTCCAGCTAGGAGACCTATTAGTGAAAAAAGTTCTCTTGGATCCCGGGAGCAGTGCCGATGTTCTGTTTTACTCCACGTTTCAAAAGATGAAACTCAGCGACAACGTGCTACAGTCCACAGGAGGCGACTTGGTCGGCTTCTCAGGAGAACGAGTTCCAATACTCGGatcagtgtggttacaaaccacactgggtGAGCAACCCTTTTCCAAAACTAATGATATTCAATATTTAGTTGTTGACTGTTTCAGCCCATATAACCTCATTCTTGGCCGACCCTTTTTGAATAAGTTCGGCGCCATTGTATCCACAGTTCATCTCTGCGTAAAGTTTCCATTGCAGGACGATCAGGTTGCAACAATCCATGGAGATCATAAGGAGGCGCGGCAATGTTACAACATCAGTATGAAACTCCAAAACCGTTCAACACAACAAGTCAACAATGTCAACATCAACCAGAAGGGAGGCACACTGGCCGACCTAGACCCGAGAGCTGATGTCCTCGAGCGCCCCAAGCCATCTGATGACttacaaaaagtatattttaataaTGACCCTAACAAATTTACATATGTAGGTACATCAATCAGCAAGGCCGAGTTACAGGCCATAACATCCTTCCTACAAGAAAATGCCGACCTTTTTGCCTGGAAACCTGCCGACATGCCCGGCATTGACCCACAAGTCATCAGTCATAAACTAGCAATAAACTCGTCagcccgacctgtccaacaaagaaaACGAAAACTCGGCGAAGAAAAAAGGAAAGCATCACTGGaggaaacacaaaaactcatcaacGCTGAATTTATCAAAGAGATCAGATTCACTACCTGGCTAGCCaacgtggtaatggtaagaaaacAAAACAGTAAGTGGCGGATGTGCGTCGATTTCACTGACTtaaacaaagcatgcccaaaggATTCTTACCATCTACCGTCCATAGACTCTTTAGTAGACAATGCATCAGGCTACGctactttaagttttatggacgcctactcagggTATAATCAAATACTCATGCACCCCTCCGACCAAGATAAAACGGCTTTTATCACTGATTTCGGCAATTATTGTTATAAAGTTATGCCATTTggactaaagaatgcaggtgcaacttACCAACGTCTTATGGATAAAGTGTTCGCCAAACAAATCGGCAGGAATATCG
Coding sequences within it:
- the LOC112802236 gene encoding uncharacterized protein isoform X2; protein product: MSPKNLLRSKACRSNLSEFDDVQGHPGFEKQGTRFKRLIKDQNDHSDLEEGIRRLVPCSGKVYYELDEHRTKVEAKDVAICRVEQLCPFPYDLVQRELKWYPNAEVVWCQEESMNMGGYTYLLPGLFLPMNYIVIYVQNGILFKL
- the LOC140173254 gene encoding uncharacterized protein, giving the protein MADAPPPSLSELMRMVADLQQANQRMADENQLMAAQIAEINHARIEHNDAHRPQAEDEEHQSQPTHVSETTQRKEQQPEDEKQESEDPVGPFTEEVMNFELPKRFTLPLTLTPYDGLGDPRKFLKKFRSIMIVNGASDIVLCRCFPNYLDGPALDWLCALPAGSISRFHQLAKLFEDHFAGSAIFLHDSDYLNTIKQGPNESLKDYMTRFTKFNTKREDIIKEILNSKLIKPPRKAGTYQDAKNVDKSKYCAFHQKHGHNTDDCVVAKDLLERLARQGHLDKFIGGHIQKRGTSSTTNDLPDQNRGKEKASSNQYERPRGIINCISGGYASGGYSNSARKRSFRTMCSVDGPKQDTPITKQQPEVTFTQADLNSNIQNLDDPVVISLQLGDLLVKKVLLDPGSSADVLFYSTFQKMKLSDNVLQSTGGDLVGFSGERVPILGSVWLQTTLGEQPFSKTNDIQYLVVDCFSPYNLILGRPFLNKFGAIVSTVHLCVKFPLQDDQVATIHGDHKEARQCYNISMKLQNRSTQQVNNVNINQKGGTLADLDPRADVLERPKPSDDLQKVYFNNDPNKFTYVGTSISKAELQAITSFLQENADLFAWKPADMPGIDPQVISHKLAINSSARPVQQRKRKLGEEKRKASLEETQKLINAEFIKEIRFTTWLANVVMVRKQNSKWRMCVDFTDLNKACPKDSYHLPSIDSLVDNASGYATLSFMDAYSGYNQILMHPSDQDKTAFITDFGNYCYKVMPFGLKNAGATYQRLMDKVFAKQIGRNIEVYVDDMVA
- the LOC112802236 gene encoding uncharacterized protein isoform X1, which translates into the protein MSPKNLLRSKACRSNLSEFDDVQGHPGFEKQGTRFKRLIKDQNDHSDLEEGIRRLVPCSGKVYYELDEHRTKVEAKDVAICRVEQLCPFPYDLVQRELKWYPNAEVVWCQEESMNMGGYTYLLPGLFLPMNYIVIYVCLYLDVALS